From Halotia branconii CENA392, the proteins below share one genomic window:
- a CDS encoding nucleotidyltransferase domain-containing protein — protein MLNQPISTVLTRIRENLKQLYGEQLDKLILFGSQARGTAQPDSDIDILIVLKDVFSYSQESEKISQSIADLCLEYNVLISCAFVTRAQLENYNSGFFRNIRQDGLVI, from the coding sequence ATGCTAAATCAACCAATTTCAACAGTCTTAACCCGGATACGCGAAAACTTAAAACAACTTTATGGAGAACAGTTAGACAAACTAATTTTATTTGGTTCACAAGCCAGAGGAACAGCACAACCAGACTCAGATATTGATATTTTAATTGTATTAAAAGATGTTTTTAGCTATTCTCAAGAAAGCGAAAAAATCAGTCAAAGTATTGCAGATTTATGTTTAGAATATAATGTTTTAATTAGTTGTGCGTTTGTTACCCGCGCTCAACTCGAAAATTATAATAGTGGTTTCTTCCGTAATATCAGACAAGATGGGTTAGTAATATGA
- a CDS encoding DUF3146 family protein, with the protein MSAKRLPETIAHVRIIRQSWQHGFLEGEVSAGDFEWHFQWHFRQGKLSVKPSQGRALIKEPLGRFLEQQDYQLEPGGDYAFTIRAEL; encoded by the coding sequence GTGAGTGCGAAACGCCTGCCAGAAACCATCGCCCATGTCAGAATCATTCGCCAATCCTGGCAACACGGCTTCCTTGAGGGCGAAGTCAGCGCGGGTGACTTTGAGTGGCATTTCCAATGGCACTTCCGCCAAGGAAAATTGTCTGTCAAACCTTCTCAAGGTCGTGCCTTAATTAAAGAACCCCTCGGTCGCTTCTTAGAGCAACAAGATTACCAATTAGAACCTGGAGGAGACTATGCTTTTACTATTCGAGCAGAACTTTAA
- a CDS encoding thioredoxin family protein, whose protein sequence is MVLSVSERTFTQEVLESPVPVLVNFEAPWCGLCRIIHPLLLQFKAQCGEQIKLVGVNADDNFKLANTYRLKSLPTLLLVDSGIVQRRLEGFRGREDLRLALEEIKLTYINRSKIYNNSNTADLEYRSA, encoded by the coding sequence ATGGTGTTGTCGGTTAGTGAGCGGACATTTACTCAAGAAGTTTTAGAATCTCCAGTTCCTGTTTTAGTAAATTTTGAAGCACCTTGGTGTGGCTTATGTCGCATTATCCACCCCCTGTTGTTGCAATTTAAAGCTCAATGTGGTGAGCAAATTAAATTAGTTGGGGTTAACGCTGATGATAATTTCAAACTTGCTAATACTTATCGACTAAAATCATTACCAACTTTACTGTTGGTTGACAGTGGCATAGTTCAACGTCGCTTAGAAGGGTTTCGTGGTAGAGAAGATTTGCGTCTGGCTTTAGAAGAAATAAAACTTACCTACATCAACCGTTCTAAAATATACAATAACTCCAACACAGCGGATTTAGAATATCGTTCAGCATGA
- a CDS encoding LysR family transcriptional regulator → MSDLPFTLDQLRILKAIAAEGSFKRAADSLYVSQPAVSLQVQNLERQLDVPLFDRGGRRAQLTEAGHLLLSYGEKILSLCQETCRAIEDLQNLQGGTLIVGASQTTGTYLLPKMIGMFRQKYPDVAVQLHVHSTRRTAWSVSNGQVDLAIIGGEIPGELAESLEILPYAEDELALILPVFHPFAKLETIQKEDLYKLQFIALDSQSTIRKVIDQVLTRSEIDTRRFKFEMELNSIEAIKNAVQSGLGAAFVSTSAIAKELQMGVLHCTPIEGVVVKRTLWLIFNPNRYRSKAAEAFSQEILPQFATPGWNHEALTLSQKKLVVNTLDVATSTSSDAG, encoded by the coding sequence ATGTCTGACCTTCCTTTCACTTTAGATCAGTTACGTATTCTCAAAGCGATCGCCGCAGAAGGAAGCTTCAAGCGCGCCGCTGATAGCCTTTACGTTTCCCAACCTGCTGTAAGTTTACAAGTTCAAAATCTCGAACGGCAGTTGGATGTCCCTTTATTCGACCGTGGAGGACGACGCGCACAGTTAACCGAAGCCGGGCATTTACTTTTAAGCTACGGTGAAAAAATTCTCAGTCTGTGTCAAGAAACCTGCCGGGCGATCGAAGATTTACAAAATCTCCAAGGCGGTACTTTGATTGTCGGCGCTTCTCAAACCACCGGGACTTATCTTTTGCCCAAAATGATCGGCATGTTCCGGCAAAAATACCCAGATGTGGCAGTACAATTGCATGTCCACTCAACTCGAAGGACTGCTTGGAGCGTGTCTAATGGACAAGTTGATCTAGCGATTATTGGTGGCGAAATTCCCGGTGAATTAGCAGAATCTTTAGAAATCCTTCCCTATGCTGAGGACGAATTAGCTCTGATTTTGCCCGTTTTTCATCCCTTTGCCAAACTGGAAACAATCCAAAAAGAAGACCTTTATAAACTACAATTCATTGCTTTAGATTCTCAATCAACTATTCGCAAAGTCATTGATCAGGTGCTAACACGTTCTGAAATTGATACAAGGCGTTTTAAATTTGAGATGGAGCTAAATTCCATAGAAGCAATAAAAAATGCTGTACAATCTGGTTTAGGGGCTGCCTTTGTTTCTACTTCGGCGATCGCTAAAGAATTACAAATGGGTGTATTGCATTGCACACCTATTGAAGGTGTTGTTGTCAAGCGAACGTTGTGGCTGATTTTTAATCCTAATCGCTACAGATCTAAGGCAGCAGAAGCCTTCAGCCAAGAAATTTTACCCCAGTTTGCTACTCCTGGATGGAATCACGAAGCGTTAACATTATCGCAAAAGAAGCTAGTAGTAAACACTTTGGATGTAGCGACATCCACTTCTTCTGACGCGGGCTAA
- a CDS encoding NnrU family protein: protein MMLNPWFTLSHFVMLGLLLAFAIAHSGGAALRPWAEKHIGPRLYRIFFALVSLPLAVVLIIYFFNHRYDGLQLWQVQGVPGVQAFVWVLSAISFLFLYPATFNLLEIAAIQKPQVHLYETGIIRITRHPQMVGQIMWCIAHTLWLGTSFTLVTSMGLVLHHLFGVWHGDRRLAHRYGEAFKIVQQRTSTIPFQAIIDGRQSIKWQEFIRPAYLGIAVFIVLLWWAHPLLLVATSKVRW from the coding sequence ATGATGCTGAATCCTTGGTTTACTCTCAGTCATTTTGTCATGCTGGGGTTACTATTAGCTTTTGCGATCGCCCACAGTGGCGGAGCTGCCTTGCGTCCTTGGGCAGAAAAGCACATAGGACCAAGGCTTTATCGCATTTTCTTTGCATTAGTCAGTTTACCGTTGGCTGTGGTATTAATAATTTACTTTTTTAATCATCGTTATGATGGCTTGCAACTTTGGCAAGTGCAGGGTGTACCGGGAGTGCAGGCATTCGTTTGGGTATTATCAGCAATTTCTTTTTTATTTTTGTATCCTGCCACCTTCAATCTACTAGAAATTGCTGCCATTCAAAAGCCCCAAGTCCACCTCTACGAAACAGGGATTATTCGTATTACTCGTCATCCTCAGATGGTGGGGCAAATTATGTGGTGTATTGCTCATACCTTATGGTTAGGTACTAGCTTTACCTTGGTAACTTCTATGGGATTAGTGTTACATCACTTGTTTGGGGTTTGGCATGGCGATCGTCGTTTAGCCCACCGCTATGGAGAAGCCTTTAAAATAGTTCAACAGCGCACATCAACAATTCCCTTTCAAGCAATTATTGACGGTCGTCAATCTATCAAATGGCAGGAATTTATCCGCCCTGCTTATTTAGGAATTGCCGTTTTTATAGTTTTACTTTGGTGGGCACATCCTCTGTTGCTTGTGGCAACTAGTAAGGTAAGATGGTAA
- a CDS encoding NAD(P)H-quinone oxidoreductase subunit 5, which translates to MEVIYEYAWLIPVLPLVGAMLVGLGLISVNQVTNRLRQLNAVVIISLMGAAMALSLALLWSQIQGHPAYLHTLEWAAAGNFHLRMGYTIDHITALMLVIVTTVALLVMIYTDGYMAHDPGYVRFYAYLSLFGSSMLGLVVSPNLVQVYIFWELVGMCSYLLVGFWYDRKAAADACQKAFVTNRVGDFGLLLGILGLFWATGSFDFNVMGDRLAQLVETGSVSNFLAVLLAILVFLGPVAKSAQFPLHVWLPDAMEGPTPISALIHAATMVAAGVFLIARMYPVFEHVPAAMSVIAFTGAFTAFLGASIAITQNDIKKGLAYSTISQLGYMVMAMGLGSYSAGLFHLMTHAYFKAMLFLGSGSVIHGMEGVVGHDPALAQDMRLMGGLRKYMPITGITFLIGCLAISGVPPFAGFWSKDEILGQAFEINPLLWLIGWLTAGITAFYMFRMYFMTFEGKFRGNDEKIKDKLKKAAATIILESESAELAPNFGPGAMKHGELAATGGHHENHDSHGHHSDSPHESPWTMTLPLALLAVPSILIGLTGTPYANYFEEFIFPPSETLTEVLEKAAEFNPTEFYVMAGASVGISLIGITLASLMYLQRKIDPAAIASQIKPLYELSLNKWYFDDIYHRVFVVGLRRIARQVMEVDFRVVDGAVNLTGFFTLVSGEGLKYLENGRAQFYALIVFGAVLGLVIVFGVT; encoded by the coding sequence ATGGAAGTAATCTATGAATATGCTTGGTTGATTCCAGTATTGCCTCTAGTAGGAGCAATGCTGGTCGGCCTAGGATTAATTTCGGTAAATCAGGTGACAAACCGCCTGCGGCAACTCAACGCTGTAGTTATCATCTCCTTGATGGGAGCAGCGATGGCGTTGTCGTTGGCTTTGCTGTGGAGTCAAATTCAAGGACACCCAGCTTATCTCCACACCTTAGAATGGGCAGCAGCGGGTAATTTTCACCTGAGAATGGGCTACACTATTGACCACATCACAGCCTTAATGCTGGTGATTGTGACAACGGTAGCTTTATTAGTCATGATCTACACTGATGGCTACATGGCTCATGACCCAGGATATGTCAGGTTTTACGCCTATCTCAGCTTGTTTGGTTCTTCAATGTTGGGTCTAGTAGTTAGCCCTAACTTAGTGCAGGTTTACATATTCTGGGAACTAGTTGGCATGTGTTCCTACTTGCTGGTTGGCTTTTGGTACGATCGCAAGGCAGCAGCAGATGCCTGTCAAAAAGCATTTGTAACCAACAGGGTGGGTGACTTTGGTCTGCTACTCGGCATTCTGGGGCTATTCTGGGCAACAGGAAGCTTTGATTTTAACGTGATGGGCGATCGCCTCGCGCAACTTGTAGAAACAGGTTCTGTAAGCAATTTTTTAGCTGTCCTCTTGGCGATTTTAGTTTTCCTTGGCCCAGTTGCTAAATCCGCTCAATTCCCCTTACACGTCTGGCTACCAGACGCAATGGAAGGCCCCACACCCATTTCTGCCCTGATCCACGCAGCAACAATGGTGGCAGCAGGTGTGTTCCTCATTGCCCGGATGTACCCAGTTTTTGAACACGTTCCCGCAGCAATGAGCGTAATTGCCTTTACTGGGGCATTTACGGCATTTTTGGGGGCAAGCATTGCAATTACCCAAAATGACATCAAAAAGGGTCTAGCATACTCCACCATCTCTCAATTAGGTTACATGGTGATGGCAATGGGACTAGGCTCATACAGTGCTGGATTATTTCACCTCATGACCCACGCCTATTTCAAGGCGATGCTGTTCTTAGGTTCCGGTTCTGTAATTCACGGTATGGAAGGAGTTGTTGGTCACGACCCTGCCTTAGCCCAAGATATGCGGTTGATGGGGGGATTGCGAAAGTATATGCCCATCACCGGAATTACTTTTTTGATTGGTTGCTTGGCAATTTCTGGTGTGCCACCTTTTGCTGGGTTCTGGTCAAAAGATGAAATTCTGGGGCAGGCTTTTGAAATTAATCCGCTTTTGTGGTTGATTGGCTGGCTAACTGCTGGGATTACTGCTTTCTACATGTTTAGAATGTACTTCATGACATTTGAAGGCAAATTCCGGGGTAATGACGAGAAAATCAAGGACAAGCTCAAAAAGGCTGCCGCGACAATTATCCTGGAATCAGAATCAGCAGAATTAGCCCCGAATTTTGGCCCTGGGGCAATGAAACATGGTGAATTGGCTGCTACTGGTGGTCATCATGAGAACCATGACTCCCACGGGCATCATAGCGATTCTCCTCACGAATCACCGTGGACAATGACCCTACCGTTGGCACTGTTGGCTGTGCCTTCAATTTTGATTGGTTTAACAGGCACACCCTACGCTAATTATTTCGAGGAATTTATTTTTCCTCCTAGTGAAACTCTAACTGAAGTTCTAGAAAAAGCCGCCGAATTTAACCCGACAGAATTTTATGTGATGGCGGGGGCTTCTGTAGGTATTTCCTTAATTGGGATTACCTTGGCTTCGTTGATGTATTTGCAGCGTAAAATTGATCCAGCTGCGATCGCATCTCAAATCAAACCACTTTATGAGTTGTCACTAAACAAGTGGTACTTTGATGACATTTACCATCGCGTCTTTGTCGTCGGCTTGCGTCGCATCGCTAGACAAGTCATGGAAGTTGACTTCCGTGTTGTCGATGGTGCAGTTAACCTTACAGGCTTTTTTACCCTTGTGAGTGGTGAAGGTCTGAAATACCTAGAAAATGGTCGCGCTCAATTCTATGCCTTGATTGTCTTTGGGGCTGTTTTGGGCTTAGTGATTGTTTTTGGTGTTACCTAA
- a CDS encoding DUF3084 domain-containing protein: MTTGYILIAAILILGGVIATVGDRIGTRVGKARLSLFNLRPKNTAVLVTILTGGLISASTLGILFAADEGLRKGVFELEDIQKDLRNKREQLKTAETQKSQVESELNQARKEKTQAQQDLQVINKSLQAANAKQRQTQAQLNRTISQQAQTQTQLQRTQSQLGKVATQYQQAITELQSVDDQRKALQAAVEQLKTERERLYAEAKKAIDQAKTAIEKRDRELANRKVAIELRDQKITQLDQLIQKRNQEITSREQVIAKRESRLKELERQQDYLEQEVARLEKYYQSYRDLRLGKLALVRGQVLAAAVIQVNQAAAARQAVTQLLQEANRNANIELTEPGANPANIETLRITQERIEQLIKQINDGREYVVRVFSAGNYVRGEKQIEFFADAARNQLVFSKGEVLASTTADPKAMTSYQMRQRLDLLISASQFRARNAGIVENVQIDGTFLRFVAQLKQYNQPLEIKAIAAEDTYTAGPLRVKLVVISNGQVILST; the protein is encoded by the coding sequence ATGACCACCGGGTACATCCTCATAGCAGCAATTTTAATTTTGGGAGGCGTAATTGCCACCGTTGGCGATCGCATTGGCACTAGAGTTGGCAAAGCGCGTCTCTCATTATTCAACCTCCGTCCTAAAAATACGGCTGTATTGGTAACTATTCTGACTGGTGGTTTAATTTCGGCATCAACTCTAGGGATTTTATTCGCTGCCGATGAAGGATTACGCAAGGGCGTATTTGAATTAGAAGATATTCAAAAAGACCTCAGAAACAAGCGGGAACAACTCAAAACTGCGGAAACCCAAAAAAGCCAAGTAGAAAGTGAGCTAAACCAGGCAAGGAAGGAAAAAACACAGGCACAGCAAGACTTACAAGTAATTAATAAGTCTTTACAAGCAGCTAACGCTAAACAACGGCAAACGCAAGCTCAACTCAACCGTACCATTAGTCAACAAGCCCAAACCCAAACTCAACTTCAACGAACTCAAAGCCAGTTGGGTAAAGTGGCAACTCAGTACCAACAAGCTATCACAGAACTGCAAAGTGTTGACGATCAAAGAAAAGCTCTACAGGCAGCAGTTGAACAATTAAAAACAGAACGTGAAAGACTTTACGCCGAAGCTAAAAAAGCGATTGATCAAGCCAAAACAGCTATTGAAAAACGCGATCGCGAACTTGCCAACCGAAAGGTAGCGATTGAATTACGCGATCAAAAAATTACTCAACTAGATCAACTGATTCAAAAACGTAATCAAGAAATTACTTCACGAGAGCAAGTGATTGCTAAACGTGAATCTCGCCTCAAAGAATTAGAAAGACAACAAGATTATTTAGAGCAAGAAGTAGCGAGGCTGGAAAAATATTACCAGTCATATCGAGATTTGCGTTTAGGTAAATTGGCGTTAGTTCGTGGTCAAGTTTTGGCCGCAGCTGTCATTCAAGTTAACCAAGCTGCTGCTGCTCGTCAGGCGGTGACACAACTTTTACAAGAAGCCAACCGAAATGCCAATATTGAATTAACTGAACCTGGCGCAAATCCTGCAAATATAGAGACATTGCGGATTACTCAAGAGAGAATTGAGCAACTGATCAAGCAAATTAATGATGGTCGAGAATATGTAGTGCGAGTTTTCTCCGCTGGCAATTACGTTAGAGGAGAAAAACAAATAGAATTTTTTGCCGATGCAGCGCGAAATCAATTGGTTTTTTCTAAAGGTGAGGTATTGGCTTCCACTACTGCTGACCCCAAAGCCATGACATCTTATCAGATGCGGCAAAGATTGGATTTGTTGATTTCTGCTTCCCAATTTCGCGCCCGTAATGCTGGAATTGTAGAAAATGTCCAAATAGATGGTACTTTTCTACGCTTTGTTGCTCAACTCAAGCAGTACAATCAACCATTAGAGATTAAAGCGATCGCGGCAGAAGACACTTACACAGCCGGGCCTTTGAGAGTGAAATTAGTAGTAATTTCCAACGGTCAAGTTATTTTAAGTACTTAA
- a CDS encoding type II toxin-antitoxin system HicA family toxin: MKRRDLISKLEEMGCIFVRHGGKHDWYQNPITKISQAVPRHREINKQLAKHIINPLLLLRGDYNP, translated from the coding sequence ATGAAACGAAGAGATTTAATCAGTAAGCTTGAAGAAATGGGTTGTATCTTCGTTCGTCATGGTGGCAAACATGATTGGTATCAGAATCCAATCACAAAAATTTCTCAAGCCGTTCCTAGACATAGAGAAATCAACAAACAACTTGCAAAACATATTATTAACCCTCTTCTGTTACTACGGGGAGATTATAATCCCTAA
- a CDS encoding type II toxin-antitoxin system HicB family antitoxin: protein MIKKKYIYWQDDDMWLGYLEEYPDYWTQGETEEELKKNLLDIYSELTSGNIQNIRRVAELEVS from the coding sequence ATGATTAAGAAAAAATACATTTACTGGCAAGATGATGATATGTGGTTAGGTTATCTCGAAGAATATCCTGACTATTGGACTCAGGGTGAAACTGAAGAGGAGCTAAAAAAAAATCTACTCGATATTTACAGTGAATTAACAAGTGGAAATATCCAAAATATTCGCAGAGTTGCAGAACTTGAAGTTTCATGA
- a CDS encoding DUF3368 domain-containing protein: MIVVCDTSPLCYLILIDCVEILPQLLGRITIPNAVCTELLAEGSYIKVQNWIAQPPSWLEIQTNTPLLPNLSSKLGIGEQETISLAVQLNAALIILDDMDARQAAIAQGLNVTGLLGVLYRAGTRNIINFPNAISKLQLTTFRASSALIQSFLDRYYQEQG; encoded by the coding sequence ATGATAGTTGTTTGCGATACTTCTCCTTTGTGCTATCTCATCTTGATTGATTGTGTTGAAATTCTGCCTCAACTTCTCGGTCGCATCACCATCCCCAATGCTGTCTGCACAGAACTTCTTGCCGAAGGTTCTTACATCAAAGTTCAAAACTGGATTGCCCAACCTCCAAGCTGGTTAGAGATTCAAACTAACACGCCTCTATTACCCAACTTATCTAGCAAACTTGGTATAGGTGAGCAAGAAACCATTTCTCTGGCTGTCCAACTCAACGCAGCCCTAATTATCTTAGATGATATGGATGCTCGACAAGCAGCGATCGCACAAGGTCTCAATGTCACAGGCTTACTCGGTGTTCTTTATCGTGCAGGAACTCGAAATATAATTAATTTTCCTAACGCCATTTCTAAATTGCAATTAACCACCTTTCGTGCATCTTCTGCCCTCATCCAAAGTTTTTTAGATCGTTATTACCAAGAACAAGGTTAA
- the fabI gene encoding enoyl-ACP reductase FabI: protein MLNLTGKNALVTGIANNRSIAWGIAQQLHKAGANLGITYLPDDKGKMEKKVAELVEPLNPSLFLPCNVQNDQQIQSTFETIQDKWGKLDILIHCLAFASKDDLSGGFSQTSRSGFNTALEISTYSLVQLSGAAKPLMTQGGSIITLTYLGGVRAVPNYNVMGVAKAGLEASVRYLAAELGSQNIRVNAISAGPIRTLASSAVGGILDMIHHVEEVSPLRRTVTQQEVGNTAAFLASDLASGITGQVLYVDAGYEIMGM from the coding sequence ATGCTTAATCTAACTGGAAAGAACGCCTTGGTTACGGGTATTGCCAATAACCGGTCAATCGCCTGGGGGATTGCTCAGCAACTGCACAAAGCAGGAGCAAATCTAGGTATTACCTACCTGCCAGATGACAAGGGCAAAATGGAGAAAAAAGTTGCAGAATTAGTTGAACCTCTTAACCCCAGCTTATTTCTTCCCTGTAATGTTCAAAATGATCAACAAATTCAGTCTACCTTTGAAACTATCCAAGATAAGTGGGGCAAGCTAGATATTCTCATTCACTGTCTTGCCTTTGCTAGCAAAGATGATTTGAGTGGAGGTTTTAGCCAAACCTCTCGTTCTGGCTTCAACACCGCTTTAGAAATTAGCACCTACTCATTAGTACAGTTAAGTGGTGCAGCTAAACCGTTGATGACCCAGGGAGGTAGCATCATCACCCTAACCTATTTGGGCGGTGTAAGAGCAGTTCCTAACTACAATGTTATGGGAGTCGCTAAAGCAGGTTTAGAAGCAAGTGTACGTTATTTAGCTGCTGAGTTGGGGTCACAGAATATTCGGGTGAATGCCATTTCTGCCGGCCCAATTCGGACTTTGGCATCTTCAGCGGTAGGCGGCATTTTGGATATGATTCATCATGTAGAAGAAGTATCACCCCTACGACGCACCGTAACTCAGCAAGAAGTAGGCAATACTGCTGCTTTCTTAGCTAGTGACTTAGCCAGTGGCATTACAGGACAAGTCCTGTATGTAGATGCAGGATATGAAATCATGGGAATGTAA
- a CDS encoding HEPN domain-containing protein, which yields MTLERQRLLEKAERSLQAAEELNQKGFAEFAASRGYYAMFYIATAFLEGEGLAYSKHSAVIAAFGERFARPQRVPRKFHRYLIDAERTRLRGDYNIDPNITQADADQIIQRAIEILNFAKANIDSLYP from the coding sequence ATGACCCTTGAACGACAAAGACTCCTAGAAAAAGCCGAGAGAAGTTTACAAGCAGCGGAAGAACTTAACCAAAAAGGTTTTGCTGAATTTGCAGCATCTCGTGGCTATTACGCAATGTTTTATATTGCTACTGCTTTTTTAGAAGGTGAAGGACTTGCTTATTCTAAACATTCAGCTGTAATTGCTGCTTTTGGAGAAAGATTTGCACGTCCACAGCGAGTTCCTCGTAAATTTCATCGTTATCTAATTGATGCAGAAAGAACTCGTTTACGCGGTGACTACAATATTGATCCTAATATTACACAAGCTGATGCCGATCAGATTATTCAAAGAGCTATCGAAATTCTTAATTTTGCCAAAGCAAATATTGACTCTTTATATCCTTGA
- a CDS encoding pre-16S rRNA-processing nuclease YqgF yields MAFSEFSPTQPVILGFDPGKDKCGLAVIGLDRQLYYHQVVPAKEAIATIETLRQRFPVSLLVMGDQTTAKRWKQQLYQELAEPLNIILVNERYSTLEARDRYWQMYPPQGLTKLLPKGMRQPPRPIDDIVAILLIERYLNRLTESAMKSEG; encoded by the coding sequence ATGGCTTTTAGTGAATTTTCACCAACACAACCAGTCATTTTGGGTTTTGATCCAGGTAAAGATAAGTGTGGTTTAGCAGTTATCGGACTAGATCGGCAATTATACTATCACCAAGTTGTACCTGCGAAAGAAGCGATCGCTACCATTGAGACATTACGCCAGAGGTTTCCTGTCTCGCTGTTAGTAATGGGTGATCAAACTACAGCTAAACGGTGGAAACAGCAACTTTATCAAGAATTAGCAGAGCCGCTAAATATCATTTTAGTCAATGAACGCTACAGCACTTTAGAAGCACGCGATCGCTATTGGCAGATGTATCCTCCTCAGGGACTAACAAAACTATTGCCAAAGGGGATGCGACAGCCACCACGACCGATAGATGATATTGTTGCCATCCTTTTGATTGAAAGATATTTAAATCGCCTCACCGAATCAGCAATGAAGAGTGAAGGGTAA
- the ntcA gene encoding global nitrogen regulator NtcA, producing MIVTQDKALANVFRQMATGAFPPVVETFERNKTIFFPGDPAERVYFLLKGAVKLSRVYEAGEEITVALLRENSVFGVLSLLTGNKSDRFYHAVAFTPVELLSAPIEQVEQALKENPELSMLMLRGLSSRILQTEMMIETLAHRDMGSRLVSFLLILCRDFGVPCADGITIDLKLSHQAIAEAIGSTRVTVTRLLGDLREKKMISIHKKKITVHKPVTLSRQFT from the coding sequence ATGATCGTGACACAAGATAAAGCCCTAGCAAATGTTTTTCGTCAGATGGCGACCGGAGCGTTTCCGCCGGTTGTGGAAACTTTTGAACGCAACAAAACGATCTTTTTTCCTGGCGATCCTGCCGAACGAGTTTATTTCCTTCTCAAGGGTGCTGTTAAACTTTCCAGGGTGTACGAGGCAGGAGAAGAAATAACGGTAGCATTGCTGCGGGAAAATAGCGTTTTTGGTGTGTTGTCATTATTGACAGGAAACAAGTCAGATCGGTTTTACCATGCGGTGGCATTTACCCCTGTGGAATTACTATCGGCACCGATTGAACAGGTGGAGCAAGCACTCAAAGAAAATCCAGAATTATCGATGTTAATGCTGCGGGGTTTATCTTCGCGGATCTTACAAACAGAGATGATGATTGAAACTTTAGCTCACCGAGATATGGGATCGAGGCTAGTGAGTTTTCTATTAATTCTCTGCCGTGATTTTGGTGTACCTTGTGCTGATGGGATCACAATTGATCTGAAATTATCTCATCAGGCGATCGCTGAGGCCATTGGTTCAACTCGCGTTACCGTCACCAGATTACTGGGTGACTTACGAGAAAAAAAGATGATTTCTATCCACAAAAAGAAGATTACTGTGCATAAACCTGTTACCTTAAGTAGACAGTTCACTTAA
- a CDS encoding UPF0175 family protein yields the protein MQITIEIPDDIANQLANTPDQLSRRALESLVVEAYRHRQISTAQVQRLLNFSSRLATDAFLKAYEAYLPYTVAELEQDLQAIDQAITQQ from the coding sequence ATGCAAATTACTATTGAGATACCCGATGACATTGCCAATCAACTCGCTAATACCCCTGACCAACTTTCTCGCCGCGCCTTAGAATCGCTGGTGGTTGAAGCTTATCGCCATCGGCAAATTTCTACTGCTCAAGTTCAACGTCTGTTAAATTTTTCTTCTCGACTGGCTACCGATGCTTTTCTTAAAGCCTATGAAGCTTACCTACCCTATACCGTAGCTGAATTAGAGCAAGACTTACAAGCTATTGACCAAGCAATTACTCAGCAATGA